One genomic region from Saprospiraceae bacterium encodes:
- a CDS encoding glucosamine-6-phosphate deaminase — protein MKIKIFEDTYSLAVQAATDLLSVIAKKPNALICFASGDSPKLTCEIFVQRVLEEKIDISRCSFIELDEWVGVSPEIKGSCHYDFMHRLAHPLHLSKDQYHLFNGLSRDLHEECDLMDDFIQARGGRIDIMIVGLGMNGHIGFNEPEVDIDLKSHVILLDKTTIEVSKKYFDQPVTLTKGITLGLSYLIEAIRVILIATGGKKAEVIKNTVEGPITTSFPASIMQIHPEGYVFIDKEAGALLKPAIL, from the coding sequence ATGAAAATAAAAATTTTTGAAGATACTTATTCACTCGCGGTACAGGCAGCCACAGACCTTCTCAGTGTGATAGCAAAAAAACCAAATGCATTGATATGCTTTGCATCCGGAGATTCCCCCAAACTCACTTGTGAAATATTTGTACAAAGGGTGTTAGAGGAAAAAATAGATATATCTCGATGCAGTTTTATCGAATTGGATGAATGGGTAGGTGTATCCCCTGAGATCAAAGGAAGTTGTCATTATGATTTTATGCATAGACTGGCCCATCCATTACATCTATCTAAAGATCAATATCACCTATTCAATGGGCTTTCGCGCGATCTTCATGAGGAATGTGACCTCATGGACGACTTTATTCAAGCACGGGGCGGCCGCATCGATATCATGATCGTAGGATTGGGTATGAATGGTCATATCGGGTTTAATGAACCAGAGGTGGATATCGATCTCAAATCCCATGTCATCCTACTGGACAAAACTACAATCGAGGTAAGTAAAAAATATTTTGACCAACCGGTGACTCTTACCAAAGGGATCACCCTGGGGCTATCTTACTTAATCGAAGCTATCAGGGTAATACTTATAGCCACAGGAGGCAAAAAAGCTGAAGTCATCAAAAACACCGTCGAAGGGCCGATCACTACCTCATTTCCTGCCAGTATTATGCAGATTCATCCGGAGGGTTACGTATTCATAGACAAAGAAGCCGGTGCTTTGTTGAAACCGGCAATTCTGTAA
- a CDS encoding T9SS type A sorting domain-containing protein gives MKALLPIIFSIFILSSVKLMAVDIPSSNGYTVHVTFGAISIVPSNGCSSGVYNVHIPYSITFTGSNIPGNLYTLQATIDCSSASGIFFNLPKTGGNGTAIASNASTGNNQCGSVTCSTIHLTIGGPGISNQTIDVNTTLPLGLAYFNVFREKNAARIEWEAYQVIAMDQVEIQKSSNLNDWSTIKIIDQINSNQLIRYTDMYPFAHKTYYRLKMVDLDGDFTYSPIRILKMAAADLWSIYPNPVRTNLQFDLSDPNATVLIKDLSGRTLIHYNSNTKNINLNLSSLNSGMYLISVNGSTQKLIKVD, from the coding sequence ATGAAAGCACTATTACCAATAATTTTTTCAATTTTTATATTGAGTTCAGTAAAACTCATGGCAGTCGATATCCCTTCATCAAATGGTTATACGGTTCATGTGACTTTTGGTGCCATCTCTATAGTACCAAGCAATGGTTGCAGTTCGGGTGTCTACAATGTTCACATACCTTACAGCATCACATTTACAGGCAGCAATATTCCTGGCAACTTATACACTTTGCAGGCTACGATTGATTGCAGTTCCGCCTCCGGGATATTTTTTAATTTGCCCAAAACGGGGGGCAACGGCACTGCAATAGCTTCTAATGCATCCACTGGTAACAATCAGTGTGGATCAGTCACTTGTAGTACTATTCACCTTACTATTGGAGGCCCGGGCATTAGTAATCAAACCATCGATGTGAATACTACCTTACCTCTCGGGCTAGCCTACTTTAATGTGTTTAGGGAGAAGAATGCTGCCAGGATTGAGTGGGAAGCATACCAGGTCATTGCTATGGATCAAGTCGAAATTCAAAAATCTTCTAACCTAAATGATTGGAGTACTATCAAAATTATTGACCAAATTAATTCAAACCAATTAATCAGGTATACTGATATGTATCCCTTTGCTCACAAGACCTATTATAGACTAAAGATGGTTGATCTTGATGGTGATTTCACTTATTCACCTATCCGAATTTTAAAAATGGCAGCTGCTGATCTCTGGAGTATCTATCCTAATCCTGTCCGAACAAACTTGCAATTTGACTTGAGTGATCCTAATGCTACGGTATTGATCAAAGATCTGTCAGGAAGAACCCTGATTCATTATAACTCAAATACTAAGAATATCAATCTCAATCTTTCATCATTGAACAGTGGAATGTATTTGATATCTGTCAACGGAAGTACTCAGAAACTGATCAAGGTGGATTAA
- a CDS encoding NmrA/HSCARG family protein: MSQKKIITIFGATGAQGGGLARAILNDKNSEFAVRAVTRDANTDKAKALAALGAEVIVANIDDPESVKHAMEGAYGAYCVTFFWDHFSPEKEGMHVKYMADAAKATGLKHVIWSTLEHTRLWVPITDDRMPTLMEKYTVPHFDGKGESDRFFTEAGVPTTFLLASFYWDNLIHFGMGPKRGADGKLSITFPMGDKKLSGIAGEDIGKCAYGIFKLGADMIGKRIGIAGGEPTCQQMADSLTKALGEQVTYNEVSPAAYRSFGFPGAEDLGNMFQFYQEFEEQCTKTRDVNFSKELNPELQSFDMWLSHNISRMPIS, from the coding sequence ATGTCGCAGAAAAAAATAATTACCATTTTTGGTGCTACAGGTGCCCAGGGCGGGGGTCTGGCCCGGGCTATTTTGAATGACAAAAATTCTGAGTTCGCAGTGCGGGCGGTGACTCGTGATGCCAACACCGACAAGGCGAAGGCACTGGCTGCGCTGGGAGCAGAGGTAATAGTCGCCAATATCGATGATCCTGAAAGTGTCAAACACGCTATGGAAGGTGCTTACGGTGCTTACTGTGTCACTTTTTTTTGGGATCATTTTTCACCGGAAAAAGAAGGTATGCATGTCAAGTATATGGCAGATGCTGCCAAAGCGACCGGTTTAAAACATGTCATCTGGTCTACCCTGGAACATACCCGTCTATGGGTGCCTATCACCGATGACAGGATGCCGACCCTGATGGAAAAGTATACCGTACCGCATTTTGATGGGAAAGGAGAGTCAGACCGGTTTTTTACCGAAGCTGGTGTACCTACTACATTTTTGCTGGCTTCTTTTTATTGGGACAATTTGATCCATTTTGGTATGGGCCCCAAAAGAGGTGCTGATGGCAAATTATCGATCACCTTCCCCATGGGTGACAAAAAACTATCCGGCATCGCCGGAGAGGATATAGGAAAGTGTGCCTATGGCATTTTTAAACTTGGTGCAGACATGATTGGAAAACGAATCGGTATAGCCGGAGGCGAACCGACCTGCCAACAAATGGCTGATTCGCTCACCAAAGCGCTTGGAGAGCAAGTCACTTATAATGAAGTATCTCCTGCGGCTTATAGAAGTTTTGGTTTTCCGGGAGCTGAAGACCTGGGCAATATGTTTCAGTTTTACCAGGAATTTGAAGAACAATGCACTAAAACTCGGGATGTCAATTTTTCTAAAGAACTCAATCCTGAATTACAATCTTTTGATATGTGGTTGTCTCATAATATCAGTCGGATGCCTATAAGCTGA
- a CDS encoding thioredoxin family protein, whose product MKCLALLTYALILHTISFSQNPVELGDVHWLRDLAQAQSQSKASGKPILILFQEIPGCATCQRYGTQVMKHPLIVEAIETEFIPLAIHNNKGGEDGRVLKLFKEPSWNNPVVRIVDAQLNDLVHRLDGDYSPKGVIVSMVNALKAAQKLIPTYLQLLRESFTENTRQLTFGMYCFWEGEKRLGRLDGVISTTPGYMHGHEVVKVDFDPTIISPKTLVAEAKKQECASQIYTRSEDIQGLNQDNPAIQLEGKFREDQEPQYYLRHTPYIFVSMLPIQASRINSALGHQQDPSVFLSPRQKLTLEYFKKHPDEGQSQAYLGSNFK is encoded by the coding sequence ATGAAATGCCTGGCTCTACTGACCTACGCCCTTATCTTACACACAATAAGCTTCTCTCAAAACCCTGTCGAACTAGGAGATGTGCATTGGCTCCGTGATCTCGCCCAGGCTCAGTCCCAATCTAAAGCCAGTGGCAAACCAATTCTCATCCTCTTCCAGGAGATACCCGGCTGTGCTACTTGTCAGCGGTATGGCACTCAGGTCATGAAACATCCGTTGATTGTAGAAGCTATTGAGACAGAATTCATACCTCTGGCGATCCACAATAATAAGGGTGGTGAAGATGGCAGAGTGCTTAAATTATTTAAAGAACCCTCCTGGAACAATCCGGTAGTTCGGATCGTAGATGCCCAGCTTAATGATTTGGTGCATCGATTGGATGGTGATTATTCTCCAAAAGGAGTGATTGTATCTATGGTCAATGCTTTGAAAGCAGCTCAAAAGCTTATCCCAACTTACCTTCAGCTCCTGAGAGAATCTTTTACAGAGAATACTCGGCAATTGACTTTTGGCATGTATTGTTTCTGGGAAGGAGAAAAGCGATTGGGGCGATTAGATGGGGTCATAAGCACTACACCCGGATATATGCATGGTCACGAAGTAGTCAAAGTAGATTTTGATCCTACCATCATCAGCCCTAAGACCTTGGTGGCAGAAGCGAAAAAGCAAGAATGTGCCAGTCAGATATACACCAGGTCGGAAGATATACAAGGTTTGAACCAGGACAATCCTGCTATTCAGCTCGAAGGAAAATTTAGGGAAGATCAGGAGCCACAGTATTATCTGCGTCATACTCCGTATATATTTGTATCCATGCTCCCCATACAAGCCAGTCGGATCAATAGTGCTCTGGGGCATCAGCAGGATCCTTCGGTATTTCTATCACCCAGGCAAAAGCTTACTTTGGAATACTTCAAAAAACATCCTGATGAAGGTCAATCTCAAGCGTATTTGGGATCCAATTTTAAATGA
- a CDS encoding membrane or secreted protein: MNGTLLIALILNLNLYTAASIQGAWQLKGSGDPGEVASLIITADYMSVAVYNESTHEFLRTYGGTYTLTDQKLKWSLEYDSKDTMMIGKIVDFSYQLSSNALTLERESKVTWTRIDDHQSDLAGCWRITARVGNDGTMNAMPQGARKTLKIMSGTRFQWFAINPSTRQFSGTGGGTYTLVDGKYTETIEFFSRDKSRVGSSLSFDAKVDGGTWDHSGKSSTGNPVHEIWTRQ; this comes from the coding sequence ATGAATGGTACTTTATTAATCGCGCTGATACTTAATCTCAATCTATACACTGCTGCTTCTATCCAGGGTGCCTGGCAATTAAAAGGGTCAGGTGATCCCGGAGAAGTAGCTTCGCTCATCATCACTGCTGATTACATGTCGGTAGCAGTGTACAATGAGTCTACCCATGAATTTTTGCGGACCTACGGAGGGACCTACACTTTGACTGATCAAAAACTTAAATGGTCCCTGGAATATGATTCAAAGGATACCATGATGATCGGTAAAATAGTAGATTTTTCATACCAACTTTCCTCCAATGCTCTGACGCTGGAGCGAGAGTCCAAAGTCACCTGGACCAGGATAGATGACCATCAATCCGACCTCGCAGGCTGTTGGCGAATCACTGCACGTGTGGGTAACGATGGCACAATGAATGCCATGCCTCAAGGAGCTCGAAAAACGTTAAAAATCATGAGTGGGACAAGATTCCAATGGTTTGCGATCAATCCATCTACCAGACAGTTTTCCGGCACGGGAGGAGGTACCTACACCTTGGTGGATGGCAAGTATACAGAGACCATTGAATTTTTCTCCCGAGATAAATCAAGGGTGGGCAGTTCTTTAAGCTTTGATGCAAAGGTGGATGGCGGGACCTGGGACCATAGTGGCAAAAGTTCTACAGGCAATCCGGTACATGAGATTTGGACCAGGCAGTAG
- a CDS encoding starvation-sensing protein RspA produces the protein MKRRNMLKNLVAASAAVTLPLHQALAQSSVPKTVGLGTVKITDVKTILTAPNGIRLVVVKIMTSEPGLYGIGCATFTQRALVVATAIEQYLKPFLIGRNVDEIEDIWQSSYVSSYWRNGPVLFNAMSGIDIALWDIKAKRANMPLYQLLGGKVRAGADLYYHAQGLDFAELDEKVSFAIESGYRHVRIQMGQKGNANYGVHGPTGTPASSVGLPPEQAGPTDPKIIFEPAVYARQVPKMFEHIRSKFGEEVELLHDMHERVPLNMAVNLCKSLEEFRPFFIEDPFPPEDNEHFRILRQQTSVPIAMGELFNTQQEYLPLIKDKLIDFIRIHISQIGGLSPARKVQALCEFFGVKTAWHGPGDASPIAHAAQLSLELCSYNFGVHEGYVFPQNTKDVFPGCPETKNGYMYAQERPGLGMDIDEKLAAKFPFPEGHTFDYSWGTTRRKDGTVIRP, from the coding sequence ATGAAACGACGCAATATGCTCAAAAACCTGGTGGCTGCCTCAGCGGCAGTGACACTGCCTCTCCATCAGGCTTTGGCTCAATCCAGTGTACCTAAAACAGTAGGACTAGGTACCGTCAAAATCACCGATGTCAAAACCATCCTCACAGCACCCAATGGTATTCGACTGGTGGTGGTTAAAATCATGACTTCGGAGCCGGGTTTATACGGTATCGGTTGTGCCACGTTTACTCAAAGAGCACTCGTTGTAGCTACTGCGATCGAACAATATCTCAAACCTTTCCTCATCGGCCGCAATGTCGATGAGATCGAAGATATCTGGCAATCATCTTATGTGAGCTCGTATTGGCGTAATGGACCTGTGCTGTTCAATGCCATGTCTGGTATCGATATTGCCCTTTGGGATATTAAAGCCAAAAGGGCTAATATGCCTTTATACCAGTTGCTGGGCGGTAAAGTGAGGGCTGGAGCAGACTTATATTACCATGCACAGGGTTTGGACTTTGCAGAACTCGATGAAAAAGTATCTTTTGCAATAGAAAGCGGTTACAGACATGTGCGTATCCAAATGGGTCAAAAAGGCAATGCCAACTATGGAGTGCATGGTCCTACCGGTACCCCTGCCAGTTCGGTTGGATTACCACCTGAGCAGGCTGGACCGACGGATCCCAAGATTATTTTTGAGCCTGCAGTCTATGCCCGCCAGGTCCCCAAAATGTTTGAACATATCCGGTCAAAATTTGGCGAAGAAGTAGAGCTCCTGCACGACATGCACGAACGGGTACCACTCAATATGGCAGTCAATCTCTGTAAGTCATTGGAAGAATTTCGACCATTCTTTATCGAGGATCCTTTCCCACCGGAAGACAATGAGCACTTCCGTATATTGCGCCAGCAGACCAGTGTTCCGATCGCTATGGGCGAGCTATTCAATACCCAGCAGGAGTATTTGCCACTCATCAAAGACAAACTCATCGATTTTATACGTATCCACATTTCCCAGATAGGAGGTCTTTCCCCTGCCAGAAAAGTGCAGGCACTATGTGAGTTTTTTGGCGTAAAAACTGCCTGGCATGGCCCTGGCGATGCCTCACCCATCGCCCATGCTGCCCAACTCTCCCTGGAGTTATGTTCATATAATTTTGGAGTCCACGAGGGATATGTCTTTCCGCAAAACACCAAGGATGTATTCCCTGGCTGTCCGGAGACTAAAAATGGCTATATGTACGCACAGGAAAGACCAGGTCTTGGTATGGACATTGATGAAAAGCTGGCTGCAAAATTCCCATTTCCCGAAGGCCATACTTTTGATTATTCCTGGGGGACTACGCGGAGGAAAGATGGTACAGTAATCAGACCTTAA
- a CDS encoding 4Fe-4S binding protein, protein MAIEPSMAINNAANQNTINYPKKIALSLVGIACLMQLVYWFSFKTDQAASWLWISILLAVIGSLWYIRLHYQGESPGIKNNHVWHAALTNRGSWAWVLAIFLTGFYVLLYWYPQWLGMGSDGQANKGLVGLFDPLSLFLKGKPASQWFVYGTLYTLLILLMGVKFIHKYRHNRYQVFRTISVMFFQTVIAFILPEILQGLNMPYNDFKNIWPLNYYFFFDWHIDELIKNGVFGYFILFWGILSFLVFTPILTYFFGKRWYCSWVCGCGGLAETAGDPFRQLSDKSTRAWKIERWLIHGVLAFVVLMTVAVLVTRFTGFSNLFLFSSYQLSSWYGFLIGAAFSGVVGVGFYPLMGSRVWCRFGCPMAAYLGILQKAKSKFRITTNGGQCISCGNCSTYCEMGIDVKAYAQQGQDIVRSSCVGCGICSAVCPRGVLRLENGSLDIDTRTEIKRTVHVKESEIGAL, encoded by the coding sequence ATGGCGATCGAACCCAGCATGGCAATCAATAATGCCGCTAATCAAAACACAATCAACTATCCCAAAAAAATAGCTCTAAGCCTGGTCGGTATAGCCTGTCTGATGCAGTTAGTCTATTGGTTTAGTTTCAAAACTGATCAGGCTGCTTCCTGGTTATGGATATCGATTTTACTGGCAGTCATAGGGTCTCTTTGGTACATTCGTCTGCACTACCAGGGCGAATCTCCCGGCATCAAAAACAATCATGTCTGGCATGCTGCTCTCACCAACCGGGGATCCTGGGCATGGGTATTAGCTATTTTTCTGACCGGATTTTATGTGCTACTGTACTGGTATCCGCAATGGCTGGGTATGGGGTCTGATGGTCAGGCAAACAAAGGATTGGTCGGCTTGTTTGATCCATTAAGCCTGTTTTTAAAAGGCAAGCCGGCGAGTCAATGGTTTGTGTATGGGACCTTGTATACGCTCCTGATACTACTGATGGGGGTCAAATTCATTCACAAATATCGTCACAATAGATACCAGGTCTTTCGTACCATCTCGGTGATGTTTTTTCAGACAGTGATCGCCTTTATTCTTCCGGAGATCCTGCAAGGCCTCAATATGCCTTACAATGATTTTAAAAATATCTGGCCATTGAATTACTATTTTTTCTTTGACTGGCATATCGACGAATTGATAAAAAATGGAGTGTTTGGATATTTCATATTATTCTGGGGTATTTTATCCTTCCTGGTTTTTACCCCGATACTGACTTATTTTTTTGGCAAAAGGTGGTATTGTAGCTGGGTCTGCGGATGCGGTGGCCTGGCAGAGACAGCGGGTGATCCATTCAGACAGTTATCAGACAAGTCTACCCGGGCCTGGAAGATCGAGCGCTGGCTCATCCACGGAGTACTGGCCTTTGTGGTATTGATGACGGTCGCTGTACTGGTGACCCGTTTTACCGGATTCAGCAATCTGTTTTTGTTCAGTAGTTATCAGTTGAGTTCATGGTATGGGTTTTTGATCGGAGCTGCTTTCTCCGGAGTTGTAGGGGTGGGATTTTATCCGCTGATGGGTAGCAGGGTTTGGTGCCGATTTGGCTGTCCGATGGCTGCGTACCTTGGAATCCTTCAGAAAGCAAAATCAAAATTCCGCATTACAACCAATGGAGGTCAATGCATCAGCTGTGGCAACTGTTCTACTTATTGTGAGATGGGTATCGATGTCAAAGCGTATGCCCAACAAGGCCAGGACATCGTGAGATCGTCCTGTGTGGGATGTGGTATTTGCTCTGCAGTATGTCCTCGAGGTGTGTTGAGATTGGAGAATGGCAGCCTCGATATAGATACCAGGACGGAGATTAAAAGGACCGTACATGTCAAAGAATCAGAGATAGGCGCACTCTAG
- a CDS encoding RidA family protein, whose amino-acid sequence MKFCLLLFIFGSFISSTFGQLSTDIPKEKYHWGIITQDTVYGYAGVVRQGNTLYFSGVTASGDFPTQVNKVYITHENNLKRFGATFQNVVKENIFTTSIDSIKKYAYIRKSFYHQDYPAATWIGINELFLPDRNIEVELIAQLPSVDPKASMKEVTWPAEWLQGQWLMNTPRGQIMESWSVLSSNNILGHTYSISNGDTSLIESINLLKESDGIYYVPIVKDQNQGKATRFKMTSAQKNTFVFENHTHDFPKRIVYDFKSPDILHAWVDGGVDMLSKRSDFFYHRIR is encoded by the coding sequence ATGAAGTTCTGCCTCCTTCTATTCATTTTTGGAAGTTTTATTAGTTCCACCTTTGGTCAGCTCAGCACTGACATCCCCAAAGAAAAATACCATTGGGGTATCATCACTCAGGATACCGTGTATGGTTATGCAGGTGTGGTGAGGCAGGGCAATACACTTTACTTTTCCGGTGTCACTGCCTCCGGGGATTTTCCTACCCAGGTCAACAAGGTGTACATCACCCATGAAAACAATCTCAAAAGGTTTGGAGCTACTTTTCAAAATGTGGTCAAGGAAAATATATTTACCACCAGCATCGATTCTATCAAAAAATATGCTTATATCCGAAAATCCTTCTACCATCAGGATTATCCCGCGGCTACCTGGATCGGCATCAATGAATTGTTTTTACCAGACCGGAATATTGAGGTAGAACTGATCGCTCAATTGCCTTCAGTAGATCCCAAAGCGTCCATGAAAGAAGTCACCTGGCCGGCTGAATGGCTCCAGGGTCAATGGCTGATGAATACGCCACGAGGCCAGATCATGGAATCCTGGTCTGTGCTTTCATCGAACAATATACTGGGCCATACTTATAGCATCAGCAATGGTGATACCTCCCTGATCGAATCTATCAACCTGCTCAAAGAATCCGATGGGATATACTATGTACCCATCGTCAAAGATCAGAATCAAGGCAAAGCGACCAGGTTTAAAATGACCAGCGCTCAGAAAAACACCTTTGTTTTTGAAAACCATACACATGATTTTCCCAAAAGGATAGTCTATGATTTTAAATCGCCTGACATCCTCCATGCCTGGGTAGATGGTGGGGTAGACATGCTGTCGAAGCGGTCAGATTTTTTCTATCACCGGATCAGGTAA
- a CDS encoding GNAT family N-acetyltransferase: MSTIVSYNTPQAFLDATESVLEQKELENNLMLGICYGFEDKMKVYDQCVFINSIEADQIQASSIKTIAKVIVTGSTKNTAQIRPLADYYLDQGIEVYGAIGETFYATEFSNFYGKKQIKTETVIVHQLDKVNPLPLASGDFESATSDDLDLLTAWTIQFEKDANIFPKQPLEQIHKSVLGKINAGNFFKWVDHREIVSMAAIARKTKNIGIVGYVYTPENLRGRGYATSCVHRLSEVILSQGFRYCGLFTDKANPTSNHIYKNIGYAPRAAFADIQYG, from the coding sequence ATGTCCACGATTGTATCCTATAACACTCCACAAGCTTTCCTCGATGCTACCGAATCCGTTTTGGAGCAGAAAGAACTTGAGAACAACCTCATGCTGGGTATCTGTTATGGTTTCGAGGATAAAATGAAAGTGTATGATCAATGTGTTTTTATCAACTCGATCGAAGCTGACCAGATTCAAGCTTCTTCTATCAAAACAATAGCCAAAGTCATCGTGACAGGGTCCACAAAAAATACAGCGCAGATAAGACCTTTGGCTGATTATTACCTGGATCAAGGTATAGAGGTTTATGGAGCCATTGGAGAAACATTTTATGCCACCGAATTTTCAAATTTTTATGGTAAAAAACAAATCAAAACGGAAACTGTAATTGTGCACCAATTAGACAAAGTCAATCCATTGCCTTTGGCATCCGGCGATTTTGAATCAGCCACGAGTGATGATTTGGATCTGTTGACTGCATGGACGATCCAGTTCGAAAAAGATGCAAATATATTTCCTAAACAACCTTTAGAACAAATACATAAAAGCGTGTTGGGTAAAATCAATGCAGGTAATTTTTTCAAATGGGTAGACCACCGTGAGATAGTCAGCATGGCTGCGATCGCACGCAAAACAAAAAATATCGGGATCGTAGGCTACGTATATACTCCAGAAAACCTGAGAGGCAGAGGATATGCCACCTCCTGCGTTCATAGGTTGAGTGAAGTCATCTTATCACAAGGATTCAGATACTGCGGTTTATTTACTGACAAAGCCAATCCGACATCCAATCATATCTACAAAAATATTGGGTATGCCCCCAGAGCAGCGTTTGCGGATATTCAGTATGGTTAA
- a CDS encoding carboxypeptidase gives MKSKIIIFFFFNILSTLSINVQGQSDTNILVKPERIVTKHTVKIDNKVINYTAVVGTLILKNEKDESIASIGYTAYTKEGEADLSKRPITYSYNGGPGSSSMWLHMGIMGPRRVVVNDPLPNGPAPYKIEDNNYSLLDISDIVMIDPVGTGLSRAVGKSKNSEFWGVDSDIKSVSQFIRDYTNENERWNSPKYLLGESYGTFRSAGVADYLQSRLGIALNGIVLVSNVLDIRTLSFNPGDDISYILNLPSYAAVAWYHNKISPKPGSLTDFLMEVRAFALKEYALALIQGDQLTAGDHDSMIKKLAGYTGISTSYWAKANLRVNQPQFCQELLRDEGLIVGRLDARYTGVTQNLLSEYAFEDPQSSDISPAYISSFMHYFTTELKVGKDKKYNSSAYGLTGFDWDWKHKRSEGLFGDATSPNTGPDLIHAMSNNPRLKVLVLNGIYDLATPFGASEYTFDHLGLQPKIRSNISHKYYEAGHMMYVQSESASKFKKDVAEFILSGLK, from the coding sequence ATGAAATCAAAAATCATTATTTTCTTTTTTTTCAATATCCTAAGTACCCTTTCAATTAATGTGCAAGGGCAATCTGACACCAATATCCTGGTCAAGCCAGAACGGATCGTTACGAAGCACACCGTCAAAATTGATAATAAGGTCATCAATTATACAGCCGTCGTAGGTACTTTAATATTAAAAAACGAAAAAGACGAATCCATTGCTTCGATAGGGTATACCGCTTATACTAAAGAAGGTGAAGCAGATCTTTCGAAAAGACCCATCACCTATTCATACAATGGAGGACCTGGATCCTCCTCTATGTGGTTGCATATGGGTATCATGGGGCCGCGTCGGGTAGTTGTCAATGATCCTTTGCCCAATGGTCCTGCTCCATATAAAATTGAAGACAACAACTATTCATTGCTCGATATCTCAGACATCGTGATGATAGACCCTGTGGGCACTGGCCTTAGCCGGGCTGTTGGCAAATCCAAAAACAGTGAATTTTGGGGTGTCGATTCGGACATAAAATCTGTCAGTCAATTTATCAGGGATTACACGAATGAAAATGAAAGATGGAATTCGCCCAAGTATTTGTTAGGAGAAAGCTATGGCACTTTTCGTTCAGCAGGAGTGGCTGATTACCTGCAATCCAGACTTGGAATAGCATTGAATGGTATTGTCCTGGTATCCAATGTCCTGGATATCCGGACCCTTTCTTTTAATCCCGGCGATGATATTTCTTATATTCTCAACCTTCCATCCTATGCTGCTGTAGCGTGGTACCACAATAAAATCAGTCCCAAACCAGGCAGTTTGACAGATTTTTTAATGGAGGTGAGAGCTTTTGCTTTAAAAGAATATGCCCTTGCATTAATCCAGGGGGATCAGTTGACTGCGGGAGATCATGACAGCATGATCAAAAAATTGGCCGGTTATACAGGGATTTCCACTTCCTATTGGGCCAAAGCCAACCTGAGGGTCAATCAACCACAATTTTGCCAGGAACTTTTAAGAGATGAAGGCCTGATCGTCGGGCGTTTAGATGCCAGATATACCGGGGTCACACAGAATTTATTGAGTGAGTATGCTTTTGAAGATCCACAATCGTCTGACATCAGCCCAGCTTATATTTCTTCTTTTATGCATTATTTTACGACCGAGTTAAAAGTAGGTAAAGACAAAAAGTATAATTCAAGTGCTTATGGTCTCACAGGATTTGACTGGGACTGGAAACATAAAAGAAGTGAAGGGCTATTTGGAGATGCCACATCTCCCAATACTGGCCCAGATCTCATCCATGCAATGTCCAATAATCCCAGGTTGAAAGTACTGGTCTTGAATGGCATATATGATCTGGCCACTCCTTTTGGAGCTTCAGAGTATACATTTGATCACCTTGGGTTACAGCCTAAAATCAGATCCAATATCTCCCATAAATATTATGAAGCGGGTCATATGATGTATGTGCAATCAGAGTCCGCATCTAAGTTTAAAAAGGATGTTGCGGAATTTATTTTAAGTGGTTTGAAATAA